AAAAATTTACAAATCTACGCGAAGGAGTCCAGTCGAGCCGAGATGAGCTTTTTTACCGCGTTAGAAACACCTTTCTCATACCATTTCAGTATCAGGATGGAGCAGTTCTTCGTATTCCAGCTGCAAAAGAGCAACATTCGTGACTATTATCAGAGCTTTGAGAAATTTTGATGAAAAACAAGGTGAAAAGTGAAGAATTATCCATCTACCGTACTTGACTGCATTCTAGTTTCATCCTTCTGTACTCTTCCTGCGCTTGTCTTGAACGGAACATAGCCTGCACTTTGACAACGGACCTCTCGATACGCTCCTCAGCTTGCTTCCTGCTGGCCTTGAAGAAGTTCTCTTCCGCGTCACTCTCTTGATTCGGATCGTGAAGAGTCTCATCAGCTTGGACTTCAAGTCCGCAGAAGCCTTTCCTTTTCCGGCGCCATCGCAGTATTGCTTTCTCGAGGATACCAACATAGATTGACAAAATTTATGAGATTTTCATACGCCCCTGCAATTGTGGGCCAGAATGACACATCGGATTTCATAGTGTGAGTAGGTAAAACAAGAGATAGAGAGATAAAATTCATCATTGATCTAATACCATATttgaaatgagtcactcaccgtCATAATATGTGGGACCTAATTTAAGAGATTTTAACACAAACCAAGAGTGATTCTTGCGtttggttgaaaatattcaaatCGTTACACCATACAAACGACATACATCACAAGctgtaataaaaataaataaatataacaacTGTGTAAGGGGGGAAAAGAATAGTAAGGAACAAAAAAGTATAGTCACAAATGGAGCATGTATGTTTACCTTTTGGGTTCTAACGTATATACAATTTGAGGTCGAAGTTGTCGTACTCTTCTTGCTGCTCCTTTATAATTTGTTGTGCCGAGGCCACTATAGAAGCGCCGCATTCAACAATACTAATTTCTTGGAGAGTTGAGATATCTCCAATGGCGCTGGGGATTTCCTCTAGCCTATTACAGTTTAATACATGCAGCTTCCGGAGTTTAGGGAAGTTGGGCTCATTGGCTTTCCAGCGCACCAGATTTAAGAATTGTAACAGAAGGAACAGCCGTGAGCGAAATTGATCTCCTTCTGTCACCTCCcactcttcctcttcctcttccgccGTTTCTCCCTCTCTTTCGAATGGACATTCCATTATTCTCAGCACTTCCAGATTCGGTAGTGTACACAGAGTTGTCAACAAACTCCTAAATACTACACAACCAAGAAGAGACAACTTTCTAAGATTAGATGGAAATCTGAGTGTGTGCAGAAAACGGCTACCATCTTTATCCAATTGAGATTCACAAAGCAATATTTCGAGCTTGTGAAGATGGCTAAGATCAACTTCAATGTTTGGTGAGTCTTCATAATAGATTCCCAACTTTATGATATTTGGTATTCCTTCAAAAAAGCCACTACTAATCAGCTTAGGAGTTATCCACACAATGTAAAGAGTCTGCAGCTTCTTGAGATCAAATTTTATCTTCTTGATTTTCATTATAAATTCTGCAAACTTAATATGTATTAGCTCATACATCTCCCATAATTCAGATGTCACATAGCGCATAAAGTGTGGACAAATCAAGGTTTGCAGATTGTGCAATCTTGACATTCCATCAGGTAAACCCGAAGAGCAGTTGATAGCTAAGTAGCGTAGGTTGACAAGTTGTAAAATTTCTTCTGGGAACTCCTCCAATAACATACCCATAATATCCAAGATCCTAACCAATCTTAACATGCATAAAACAGGGGATACATTGATCTTATCACTAGTGCATATAAAAGATCGGGCAAGTGACATTAATTGGGGTGAAGCACACACATCCTCCATGTCATATGATGACTCAACACTTACACGCCGCATCGAATTCTTAACGTGTAAAAACTTCTCCTCATTAGCTTTCCTTATACATAAATCCCTCAAAAGATCATGGACAGAGTAACTCAATGCTTTCCCATTTTGCTTTTTTTGTGTAACCAAAAGTAGATTCCTCTCCACGAGAAGTTTTAAATAATCCTTAGCCTCTTCCTCCAAACTCTTATCACCAATAGATTTCACAAATCCCTCAGCTATCCATAGCCTCATAAGTCTAGATCCCTTTATCTTGCTATCTTCTGGAAAAGCCCCCATATATAAGAAACATGGTTTCAAGTAAATGGGTAAGTGGTTATAACTCAAGGAGAGTATATTGGAGAACCGCTCCTCAGATTCAACAATGGAAGCTCTTACATCTGTTGAAAGATGCTTCCATGCATCTATTGATCTTTCGACCTTTGACAATAGCCCACCAATCACTTGAATGGCAAGGGGAAGCCCGCCGCATTCACTCGCAATCTTAATTCCTATCCATTGGAAATCAAGAGGGCAATCCTCTTCTCCAAACACAATTTGGCGAAGTAAATCCCAACTTGCTGACATATTAAGCAATTGCATGTCATGATGTAAACTCTTGGAGTTTACAATATATTGGGCTACATGAGCTTCCCTGGTCGTGATCACAACTCGACTCCTGTTATTGTTGTTTGGGAGATACATCCTTATCTCATCCCAGAACTTGGTGCTCCATATATCATCTAACACAATCATGTATCTGCGCCCAAACAACCTCTGATACAGTATATCTTTCAACTCATCTTCATTACATCCATTTAGTTCATCATCAATCTTTTCATCTGGGCGACGAAGAAGACTTAATAGAATATCTCGCATATTGGGAAGTTGTGAAATTGCAGCCCAACCACGATAATCAAAGTGGGAAATAATGAGGCGATCATCATAAAGATTTCGAGCAAGAGTGGACTTACCTATGCCACCCATCCCAGTAATAGGGATGATCTCCAGCTTGGTCTGCATATTTGTAAGTCGATCCTTCAACTGCAGCATATCTGCATCAACTCCCACCAAATTGTTCTTGGAGGTCCATAAAGCTGGCATCTTCTTTTCCACCACCTCCACGAGGTTTACAGATTCAAGTTGTTGAATTGCTAGCTGCACATCATGCGAGGAAGAAGCGCCACTCGATGATGAAAGGCTAGTTGAGATCGTCTTCTTCCTCTCCATGAGCTTCTGCACTTGTTCCATTGCCAAATCCAGCTCTTCAGTTACTTGCTGCAGATCTGGTGTGGAAAAGGTCAAGCTCGGGCTTTGGGGGTTGGAAAGCTTTTGATAAACCATGTGTGATTCAATAATGTCTTCTGCTTTATATGAAGCATCTCTGATTCGGCTCTCCAATTTACTTGGTAGTATATTGGTGAGGGAAGGCTTTTCAAGAATCTGCAGCAGAGATTCAACCTTTTCGAACAGGGATTGGAGTTGTGGTTTGTTGTGATCAAATTTCCAGCATGTTTGTTGAGGATCAAGGATTTGCTGTAGGATGGTGAGGAGGGATTGAAGGTTGTAAGCCATTTTTCCAATCTCTTCCTAATTCTCACTGGAAAAAGGAATTGCAGAATCTATGACAAGTTGATCCACAACGCTGACCTCAAGAATGAGTGGTCGACAATAATTGCCCGATTCCAAAAAGAATGCAAATAATGGATAAGTTGCAGTGCCAAGTGGGAGGCGGAGAGGAAATACACAGCACAATGTTGTGCTAGGAAACGACGCCGTATTGCATTCTATTTCCTTATTGTGATTCTGATTACTAACCACTTACTTTAGGTATtaggagtagtaattaattattcattttacAACATTTTTTTACAGAGAAATGGAAACGAATAATgtatgcaaaataaaataatagtaataaattattatgaagaaactcaaatttattataaattatgataatcataatcatttttgttaaacatttaatttaatttttctattaATACTTTAGCCAataatcattttatcaattgtgtattaaaactcgttCAGTTTCAAATGTTATCTAATACTCTTTTTAAGGACGAGgaagtaataaattttaataggTTACAATAGTGAATTTAAAACATAGTTTTTCTTATattgttcttttaatttattaatttttaattcaaCATCTACATTGTTAAatcttttcaaataaaaaatcttTGTGAGATTTAATGGCATATATATCTTTATCGGGATatgatccgttgctaacttttttTAAGTTGATaacttgttaactcatcaatgtaatatattaaaaatgccaacataaacttaagttgatgTTTTAATACGttatgttgacattgatatttaaaatgtcaacacggtttattaaaatgtcaacacaaatatgcgttgacattttaatgtgatcgtattgatatttttaatatattacattaatgagttagcaatttaagaaaagtaagCAACGTATCATACCCTCTATCTCTCTATATAGTACTTCCTACACccctctgtagctgagtcgtattcttttttgggtTGTCACACTGTAGCTGagtcttttctcttttttggcAACACAAACTTGATTGTGGGCTAAAGTATtaatagaaaaattaaattaaatgtttaacaaaaatgattatgattatcataatttataataaattcaaGTTTCTTCATAATAAttcattactattattttattttgtctacATTATTCGCTTCCATTTCTATGTAAACAAAATGTTgtaaaatgaataattaattactactccaaATACCTAAAGTAAGTGGTTAGTAATCAGAATCACAAATCAGATAAGGAAATAGAATGCAATACGGCGTCGTTTCCTAGCACAGCATGGTGCTGTGTATTTCCTCCACTGCAGAGGATCCGCCTCCTGCTAAGTGTTCTGTGACTTATTTATAGAGGACGATAGAGAAGTTGGACAACATAATTAACACTAGTATACTGTTGAACTTTATTGGAAGTGGAGAAaccttttaattattttctcgtTTTGTGTGTACTAAGTTTACTTCTGATTATATATAGTCGGTCTACCATATATGCTGATTACTAgtacattttaaaatttatggatTTAATCTTTCttctatttaaaattttttcaaCAATACAAAATGCCAACAACTTTATCAagtttttgttatttatatGTATAATAATACATTgcactccctccattccataaaaTATGCGCTCTTTCCTTTCTAATGCACTTTAGATTCAGTAcatgttttaatacaaaattggtaaagtaagagaaaaatagagaaaaaaagtaattaaaatatggttagtggagaatgtatctcacctcattagagagaaaatagtttcaACAATTAGAAAGTGCACATTCTCGTGGGACATACTAAAAAAggaagagtgcatattcttatgggacaaTAGGAGTTTATATTAAGTACAAGAGTGATATAAGTAGAGTAGTAAATATTTAgatttcataaattttaaaacatttattttgttacatagagaataaGATGCAATATGGATCACAAATTATAAATACTTTaggacaaaaaaaataaaaatcaatataaaagataattttaactaaaaaaatataacaaaataatataTACTTAGAAATTAGTAAAAGTTTAGATTTCATAAAGTATTTGTAGcttttattttcataataaaaagaaatatgaattgataagataaaaaagtaaagaatgaaaaaaatatattcttgtTGAGGGTAGAACCCTAGACCTCTTAGTTAAAATCCTAAAGCTATTGCACTACTAGATTTTATATGGTACTTTTTGAAacatatagtactccatatttttagACTCCACGGAGGGAGCGGATATTCCATTTTCAGCTCGATTCCAGGGAAAATTTAGACTCTTCAAACAACTTGACTAGATTATATATGATGATTTTTGAAACAAATAATGTTTTtgattcatgagattcaatctcaactaaaataatctcacaactaaaattattttagtaaaatgTCATGAATCAAAAACATTAATTAAGTAAAAGGTTCATACGACATGTAATTTCGCGAAAGATTTCAATTCTAGTTTGAAATTACAATTGAATGTGTAGATGTTAATTGCTTAGTTGCAATCACTGATGCAGATTGAAGCCATAAACGAGCTCCATCAGCTGAGGAGACTCAGGAGCCGTCAGATCTTCAGCTGAGTGTTGttttaatcctagccgtaggatttGAAAAGTTAGTTAAAAATGTTGTTAGGCGCCTGTTTAAAAGGAAAGAGGGGGAAACTTGTATGTTCGAGATTTTCCCAAATTCAATCTGTAATTCTTCCAAGTTTTGATACAATCTTCGAGAATTCTTTCCCAAAACACTTTGTCGTCGTTTCCAATCAAACACATCTCCGATTTAATTCGttacaagtggcgccgtctgtgggaacgtCGGAGGTGTTGATATTTGGCAT
This DNA window, taken from Salvia splendens isolate huo1 chromosome 18, SspV2, whole genome shotgun sequence, encodes the following:
- the LOC121777351 gene encoding putative late blight resistance protein homolog R1B-16; the protein is MAYNLQSLLTILQQILDPQQTCWKFDHNKPQLQSLFEKVESLLQILEKPSLTNILPSKLESRIRDASYKAEDIIESHMVYQKLSNPQSPSLTFSTPDLQQVTEELDLAMEQVQKLMERKKTISTSLSSSSGASSSHDVQLAIQQLESVNLVEVVEKKMPALWTSKNNLVGVDADMLQLKDRLTNMQTKLEIIPITGMGGIGKSTLARNLYDDRLIISHFDYRGWAAISQLPNMRDILLSLLRRPDEKIDDELNGCNEDELKDILYQRLFGRRYMIVLDDIWSTKFWDEIRMYLPNNNNRSRVVITTREAHVAQYIVNSKSLHHDMQLLNMSASWDLLRQIVFGEEDCPLDFQWIGIKIASECGGLPLAIQVIGGLLSKVERSIDAWKHLSTDVRASIVESEERFSNILSLSYNHLPIYLKPCFLYMGAFPEDSKIKGSRLMRLWIAEGFVKSIGDKSLEEEAKDYLKLLVERNLLLVTQKKQNGKALSYSVHDLLRDLCIRKANEEKFLHVKNSMRRVSVESSYDMEDVCASPQLMSLARSFICTSDKINVSPVLCMLRLVRILDIMGMLLEEFPEEILQLVNLRYLAINCSSGLPDGMSRLHNLQTLICPHFMRYVTSELWEMYELIHIKFAEFIMKIKKIKFDLKKLQTLYIVWITPKLISSGFFEGIPNIIKLGIYYEDSPNIEVDLSHLHKLEILLCESQLDKDGSRFLHTLRFPSNLRKLSLLGCVVFRSLLTTLCTLPNLEVLRIMECPFEREGETAEEEEEEWEVTEGDQFRSRLFLLLQFLNLVRWKANEPNFPKLRKLHVLNCNRLEEIPSAIGDISTLQEISIVECGASIVASAQQIIKEQQEEYDNFDLKLYIR